Proteins encoded by one window of Chryseobacterium sp. POL2:
- the coaBC gene encoding bifunctional phosphopantothenoylcysteine decarboxylase/phosphopantothenate--cysteine ligase CoaBC codes for MTLSGKKILLGITGGIAAYKMNYLVRELLKKGAEVQVVLSQAATDFVSPLTLSTLSQKPALVDFYNQDKTWNNHVDLALWADLLLIAPCTANTMAKMTTGLCDNLLMAIYMSAKCPVMIAPAMDLDMYQHPSTLKNMATLESFNHTIIPAEFGELASGLVGQGRLAENDTILKHIQSIIEKESEDQKLKGKIVLITAGPTYENIDPVRFIGNHSSGKMGYALAEEAASRGAKVILVSGPSQLKPQHDNIELHRITSAQQMYDEVFKYYEKVDIAIASAAVADYAPKTIAKEKIKKSDSEFSIELVKNKDILLQMGKEKHHQFLVGFALETQNEEENALAKLEKKNLDMIVLNSLRDEGAGFQNDTNKVKIFTKDEKKVFDLKSKEDVAVDILNLVEEKLKL; via the coding sequence ATGACTCTTTCTGGAAAGAAAATTTTACTCGGAATTACTGGTGGCATCGCAGCCTACAAAATGAATTATCTTGTAAGAGAACTCCTAAAAAAAGGAGCAGAAGTACAAGTTGTTTTAAGCCAAGCCGCAACAGATTTTGTAAGCCCTTTGACACTTTCCACACTTTCCCAAAAGCCAGCATTGGTCGATTTTTACAACCAAGATAAAACATGGAATAATCATGTTGATTTAGCACTTTGGGCAGATCTTCTTTTAATTGCGCCTTGTACAGCCAACACAATGGCGAAGATGACAACTGGCCTTTGCGACAATCTTCTCATGGCGATTTATATGTCCGCAAAATGCCCTGTAATGATAGCACCTGCTATGGATTTGGATATGTATCAACATCCTTCTACGCTTAAAAATATGGCAACATTAGAAAGTTTTAATCATACAATTATTCCTGCTGAATTTGGTGAATTGGCGAGCGGTCTAGTTGGACAAGGCCGTTTGGCAGAAAACGATACAATTTTAAAACATATTCAATCTATTATTGAAAAAGAATCTGAAGATCAAAAATTAAAAGGAAAGATTGTCCTTATCACCGCTGGTCCAACTTACGAAAACATTGATCCAGTCCGTTTCATCGGAAACCACTCATCAGGGAAAATGGGTTATGCCCTGGCCGAAGAAGCGGCTTCCCGTGGTGCAAAAGTGATTTTAGTTTCGGGACCATCCCAACTAAAACCACAACACGACAATATAGAACTGCATCGTATAACGTCGGCTCAACAGATGTACGACGAAGTTTTCAAATATTACGAAAAAGTCGATATTGCCATTGCCAGCGCTGCCGTTGCAGACTATGCGCCAAAAACTATTGCTAAAGAAAAAATCAAAAAAAGCGACTCGGAATTTAGTATTGAATTGGTCAAAAATAAAGATATTCTTTTGCAAATGGGAAAAGAAAAACACCATCAGTTTTTGGTTGGTTTTGCTTTAGAAACTCAGAATGAAGAGGAAAATGCTTTAGCAAAACTGGAGAAAAAAAATCTGGATATGATTGTTCTTAACTCATTAAGAGATGAAGGTGCAGGTTTCCAAAACGACACCAACAAAGTCAAAATTTTTACAAAAGATGAAAAAAAGGTATTCGATCTCAAATCTAAAGAAGATGTTGCGGTCGATATTCTCAACTTGGTGGAAGAAAAATTAAAACTTTAA
- a CDS encoding DUF4835 family protein: MKKLFSIFILLIFSSYGQSQELLANVQINYQQIGGSNVQTYKTLEKSLKDFINNTSWTGKRLQNFEKIKSNFAIVISERAGSTFKGSIVVQATRPIFNSQYDSPLINFNDTNFGFEYNENENLVFNERQFSGKNLIDVVSFYVYVILGYDGDSFKVKGGQPWFDKALKISQNSMNNNYAGWSQVEGLRSRGALIDAIQNENNSTLRNAFYTYHRIGLDNLAKTDQTPAKKNIADALLTLKVYENNFQMNPAFNLFIDTKKNEIFSIFDSNNNGSVNMNDLKQLMSMFAPNEIDTKWNKWK, encoded by the coding sequence ATGAAAAAGTTATTCAGCATATTTATTTTATTAATATTTTCAAGTTACGGACAATCTCAGGAGTTATTAGCCAACGTGCAAATCAACTATCAACAAATAGGAGGAAGTAACGTACAGACCTATAAAACATTAGAAAAATCTTTAAAAGATTTCATCAACAATACCTCTTGGACTGGAAAAAGACTTCAAAATTTTGAAAAAATAAAATCAAATTTTGCAATTGTAATTTCGGAAAGAGCAGGAAGTACTTTTAAAGGAAGTATCGTTGTACAAGCGACACGCCCTATTTTTAACTCACAATACGACTCACCGCTTATTAACTTTAATGATACCAATTTCGGGTTTGAATATAACGAAAACGAAAACCTGGTGTTCAATGAAAGACAGTTTTCTGGGAAAAATTTAATTGACGTAGTAAGTTTTTATGTGTATGTAATTTTGGGTTATGATGGTGATAGTTTTAAAGTAAAAGGCGGTCAACCATGGTTTGATAAAGCTTTGAAAATCTCCCAAAATTCGATGAATAACAACTATGCAGGTTGGTCGCAAGTTGAAGGTCTTAGATCTCGTGGCGCATTGATTGATGCCATCCAAAACGAGAACAACTCTACTTTGAGAAATGCATTCTATACCTATCACAGAATTGGTCTTGATAATTTGGCTAAAACCGACCAAACGCCCGCTAAGAAGAATATTGCTGATGCGTTGCTGACGTTGAAAGTTTATGAAAACAACTTCCAAATGAATCCTGCTTTCAACCTTTTTATCGATACCAAGAAAAACGAAATATTCAGCATTTTTGACAGCAACAACAACGGCTCTGTCAATATGAATGATCTAAAACAATTGATGTCGATGTTCGCACCAAATGAAATTGACACAAAATGGAATAAGTGGAAATAA
- the recN gene encoding DNA repair protein RecN translates to MLSRIIIQNFALIDHLDIQLHKAMEVITGETGAGKSIILGALRLIMGERADLKSISNTDKKCLVEAHFSIKEDFKSFFDEQDLDFDVDTIIRREILASGKSRAFVNDVPVTLDILKDLSSKLIDIHSQFETSQLFTEDYQFQILDSVSKNQKELEIYQSNFSQYQALKRQLQTLKQQFAEAHKEADYKNFLLNELNELQLDQIDFKQLQDELSLQENAEFISENLGQIIQKFHQEELGVLSHFLEAKQKLQKISDVSPKFEELQKRFDESYFEIKDILQDLESELEKVEIDPAALAEMLQQTNLINALFLKHQVTEVEALVGVRNQLEKEQSGFQHLEEEIAEIESKILKLEKTLEKEAKELSKLREKGTPNLVEQIETLLKQLGLEKAKIGIELTESSQYNVFGKEHIQILFQANSGFPMKPIHTAISGGERSRVMLAIKKVLAEHSNLPTLILDEIDTGVSGRVAEEIGKVMYDMGKNMQLIVITHLAQVAAKADHHYKVTKMDVDGLTRSNIIPLSDDERLHEIAQLLSGSTVTQAAISQAKELMNI, encoded by the coding sequence ATGCTTTCAAGAATTATAATTCAGAATTTTGCGCTGATTGACCATCTTGACATCCAGCTTCACAAAGCAATGGAAGTCATAACAGGAGAAACTGGTGCGGGAAAATCTATTATACTGGGTGCTTTGCGCCTTATTATGGGCGAACGCGCCGATCTAAAATCCATTAGCAACACCGACAAAAAATGTCTTGTAGAAGCACATTTCAGCATTAAGGAAGATTTTAAAAGCTTTTTTGATGAACAAGATTTGGACTTCGATGTTGACACCATTATTCGTCGTGAGATTTTGGCAAGTGGAAAATCACGCGCTTTTGTCAACGACGTTCCTGTAACGTTGGATATTTTGAAAGACTTATCTTCGAAACTTATTGACATCCATTCTCAGTTCGAAACGTCGCAATTATTTACCGAAGATTATCAGTTTCAAATATTAGATTCGGTATCAAAGAATCAAAAAGAGCTAGAAATTTATCAATCAAATTTCAGTCAATATCAAGCATTAAAACGTCAACTTCAAACGCTGAAACAGCAATTTGCGGAGGCACACAAAGAGGCAGATTATAAAAATTTCTTACTCAATGAGCTGAACGAATTGCAGTTGGATCAAATTGATTTTAAACAACTTCAAGATGAATTAAGCCTGCAAGAAAATGCAGAATTTATATCGGAAAATTTAGGTCAAATCATCCAGAAGTTCCATCAGGAAGAACTTGGTGTACTTTCACATTTTTTGGAAGCGAAACAAAAACTTCAAAAAATAAGCGATGTTTCACCAAAGTTTGAAGAACTACAAAAACGTTTTGACGAATCTTATTTTGAAATTAAAGATATTCTTCAAGACTTAGAATCAGAGCTTGAAAAAGTTGAGATAGATCCTGCAGCTTTGGCAGAAATGCTACAACAAACCAATCTGATAAACGCTTTATTTCTAAAACATCAGGTTACAGAGGTCGAAGCTTTGGTAGGAGTCCGAAACCAATTGGAAAAAGAGCAATCGGGTTTTCAGCATTTGGAGGAAGAAATCGCAGAAATAGAATCCAAGATTTTAAAACTCGAAAAAACTTTAGAAAAAGAAGCTAAAGAACTTTCGAAACTGCGGGAAAAAGGCACCCCGAATTTGGTTGAACAAATCGAAACTTTATTAAAACAATTAGGTCTGGAAAAGGCGAAAATCGGCATCGAATTAACTGAATCTTCCCAATATAATGTTTTCGGAAAGGAACATATCCAAATCCTTTTCCAAGCCAACTCTGGTTTTCCTATGAAGCCTATCCATACGGCCATTTCTGGTGGAGAACGTTCTCGCGTGATGTTAGCCATTAAGAAAGTCCTGGCAGAACATAGCAATTTACCAACTTTAATTCTTGATGAAATTGATACGGGTGTTTCTGGACGTGTTGCGGAAGAAATTGGAAAAGTAATGTACGATATGGGTAAAAATATGCAACTAATTGTCATAACACACCTTGCACAAGTAGCGGCAAAAGCCGACCACCATTATAAAGTCACCAAAATGGATGTTGACGGATTGACGCGTTCTAACATCATACCACTTAGCGATGACGAACGTCTGCATGAAATTGCACAACTACTTTCTGGAAGTACTGTAACGCAAGCGGCTATTTCCCAAGCCAAAGAATTAATGAATATCTAA
- a CDS encoding BrxA/BrxB family bacilliredoxin: MYPADLVMPMKAELTDKGFEDLTTPEQVDQALKQSGTTLLMINSVCGCAAGAARPGAVYSLTGDKKPDHLVTAFAGFDTEAVAEARKLLAPFPPSSPCIALFKDGELVHMLERHHIEGNPAGAIAANLQAAYNEYC, translated from the coding sequence ATGTATCCAGCAGATTTAGTAATGCCAATGAAGGCAGAGCTTACCGATAAAGGCTTTGAAGATTTAACAACACCAGAACAAGTTGACCAAGCGCTTAAGCAGTCGGGGACAACATTATTAATGATTAATTCTGTTTGTGGTTGTGCAGCAGGAGCAGCAAGACCAGGAGCAGTTTATTCTTTAACAGGTGACAAAAAGCCCGATCATTTGGTAACTGCTTTTGCAGGTTTCGATACAGAAGCTGTTGCAGAAGCTAGAAAATTGTTAGCACCATTTCCACCATCGTCACCATGCATCGCATTGTTTAAAGATGGAGAACTGGTACACATGTTAGAGCGTCACCATATCGAAGGTAATCCAGCAGGAGCAATTGCTGCTAACTTGCAAGCTGCTTATAACGAATATTGTTAA
- a CDS encoding GatB/YqeY domain-containing protein: protein MSLEQKITDAMKTAMKEKDRVALDSLRAVKAQILLLKTEHKGADVSQEQEIAILQRMIKQRKDSYDQFSAQNRMDLAEVEAQQSKVIKKFLPEQLSEEELETEIKRIIATTGAEGAKDLGKVMGVASKELAGKSDGKSISTMAKKLLS from the coding sequence ATGAGTTTAGAACAAAAAATAACAGACGCGATGAAAACTGCGATGAAAGAGAAAGACAGAGTTGCTCTGGATTCTTTACGCGCAGTGAAAGCACAGATTCTTTTGCTAAAAACAGAGCACAAAGGTGCAGATGTTTCCCAAGAACAAGAAATTGCAATTTTGCAAAGAATGATTAAACAAAGAAAAGATTCTTATGATCAATTTTCAGCGCAAAATCGTATGGACCTAGCAGAAGTAGAAGCACAACAATCCAAAGTGATTAAGAAGTTTTTACCAGAACAGCTTTCCGAAGAAGAATTGGAAACTGAAATCAAGCGTATTATCGCTACAACAGGTGCCGAAGGTGCCAAAGACTTAGGAAAAGTAATGGGTGTTGCATCCAAAGAGCTAGCCGGAAAGTCAGATGGGAAAAGCATCTCGACTATGGCTAAAAAATTACTTTCCTAA
- the ftsZ gene encoding cell division protein FtsZ, producing the protein MENINNNQGFSFDLPKGNSSIIKVIGVGGGGNNALKHMYEKGILGVDFVICNTDSQTLDNNPVANKVQLGTSTTEGLGAGADPEVGEKAAIESIDDIKAAMGQNTKMVFITAGMGGGTGTGAAPVIAKVAKEMGILTVGIVTVPFSFEGRRRLDQAEQGLEKLRNNVDSLIVINNDKLRQQFGNLGFKTGFLKADEVLTNAAKGMAEVITGYFDINIDFRDAKSVLQNSGTALMSTGAAQGENRAEEAVKKALDSPLLNDNKITGAKDVLLLIRSGNEEATMDEIGLINDYIQREAGNTAEIIFGVGSDEELGESISVLVIATGFSNDNIKHSGTTETIKYNLLEDRESSLPKRTDSPFKTRAEKDAEDGVSTGRNVFRLEDDEDFSTPNFPTNTFAGTAVEEVPQEVKFFEKEESESFNQNWEQSEAPQDFNLFNYDEEEEFSPIEDLEAEAFTFEIENKINNQHSIQVNNEEKPVEINFVINEPIQNEEMFVHQEEEAEPIINKVEKVEVVQEIVAIEEELKIEVPQPEMLYNFEEPKAAEKPFVEEQEDEFTFINKTAESNKILERRNKLKEFNSRYQKFDYAEEFESIPAFKRKNIDIDGNNASDNSINNFLSDNNGRVQLRENKFLNKDVD; encoded by the coding sequence ATGGAAAATATAAATAACAACCAAGGATTTTCATTTGACCTGCCAAAAGGCAACTCCTCGATCATCAAAGTTATTGGTGTTGGAGGCGGAGGTAACAACGCTCTGAAGCACATGTACGAGAAAGGTATTTTGGGCGTAGACTTCGTTATTTGCAATACAGATTCACAAACTCTCGATAATAACCCAGTGGCTAACAAAGTACAGTTAGGGACTTCTACAACCGAAGGATTGGGTGCTGGAGCTGATCCAGAAGTTGGCGAAAAAGCAGCTATCGAAAGTATCGACGACATCAAAGCTGCAATGGGACAAAATACCAAAATGGTCTTTATTACAGCGGGTATGGGTGGCGGTACTGGTACAGGTGCGGCGCCAGTTATTGCAAAAGTTGCAAAAGAAATGGGAATTCTTACCGTAGGTATTGTGACGGTGCCTTTTAGTTTTGAAGGTAGAAGAAGACTTGATCAGGCAGAACAAGGTTTAGAAAAACTTAGAAATAACGTTGACTCGTTGATTGTTATTAATAATGATAAATTAAGACAACAGTTCGGGAACTTAGGATTCAAAACAGGATTTTTAAAAGCCGATGAAGTTTTGACCAACGCTGCAAAAGGTATGGCAGAAGTTATTACAGGTTATTTCGATATCAATATCGACTTCCGTGATGCGAAATCTGTCCTTCAGAATTCAGGAACTGCATTGATGTCAACAGGCGCGGCACAAGGCGAAAATAGAGCAGAAGAAGCGGTTAAAAAAGCTTTGGATTCTCCGTTATTAAATGACAACAAAATCACTGGGGCCAAAGACGTTTTACTATTGATTCGTTCTGGAAACGAAGAAGCAACAATGGACGAAATCGGACTTATCAACGATTATATCCAGAGAGAAGCCGGCAACACAGCAGAGATTATCTTCGGGGTTGGGTCGGATGAAGAATTGGGTGAGAGCATCAGCGTATTGGTTATCGCAACAGGTTTTTCTAATGATAACATCAAACACTCTGGCACAACAGAAACCATCAAATATAACCTTCTTGAAGATCGAGAATCTTCTTTGCCAAAACGCACAGATTCGCCTTTCAAAACAAGAGCTGAAAAAGATGCAGAAGATGGCGTTAGCACAGGACGCAACGTATTCCGCCTAGAAGATGATGAGGATTTTTCAACTCCCAATTTTCCAACTAATACTTTCGCCGGAACTGCTGTAGAAGAAGTTCCTCAGGAAGTTAAGTTTTTCGAAAAAGAAGAATCCGAAAGCTTCAACCAAAATTGGGAGCAATCAGAAGCACCTCAGGATTTTAACCTTTTCAACTATGACGAGGAGGAAGAGTTTAGTCCTATCGAGGATTTAGAAGCGGAAGCTTTTACTTTTGAGATCGAAAATAAAATTAATAATCAACACAGTATCCAAGTTAATAACGAAGAAAAACCAGTTGAAATTAATTTTGTAATTAATGAGCCGATTCAGAATGAAGAGATGTTTGTACATCAAGAAGAAGAAGCGGAGCCAATCATTAATAAAGTTGAAAAAGTTGAAGTTGTACAAGAGATAGTAGCAATTGAGGAAGAGCTCAAAATAGAAGTTCCTCAACCAGAAATGCTCTACAATTTTGAAGAACCAAAAGCTGCCGAAAAACCATTTGTGGAAGAGCAGGAAGATGAATTCACTTTCATCAACAAAACAGCAGAATCGAATAAAATTTTGGAGAGAAGAAACAAACTGAAAGAGTTTAACTCTCGTTACCAAAAATTTGACTATGCTGAAGAGTTTGAGAGCATTCCGGCATTCAAAAGAAAAAATATTGATATCGATGGCAACAATGCCTCCGATAACAGTATCAACAATTTTTTGAGCGATAACAATGGGAGAGTACAGCTTCGTGAAAACAAATTTTTGAATAAAGACGTTGACTAA
- the ftsA gene encoding cell division protein FtsA, protein MENHEYSVGLDIGTTKIVAIVGRRNDRGKIEILGVGKAKSLGVHKGIVNNIAQTIGSIKAAIQKAETSSGVSIRKVTVGIAGKHIRSLQHSDYIMREHPDKYITDDDIEALKDQVRKLVMLPGEEIIHVLPQEYKVDSEGEIQEPIGMHGKRLEANFHVVVGQMGSIRNIVRCVREAGLEMEALTLEPLASSEAVLTKEEKEAGVAIVDIGGGTTDIAIFKDNIIRHTCVIPYGGGIITDDIKEGCSIIEKHAEQLKVKFGSAVPELEKDSTYVTIPGLHGRPDKEISLKVLAQIVNARVEEILEMVNTELKAYGAFEQKKKLIAGIVLTGGGSNLKHLRQLANYITGFDSRIGFSNEYVSNDKNQQLKGPEYATSIGLLMESLKIRDKKSSNEEVEEVVATVKVDETTVEVPIQNMELPDVEEIEKPKQKSNEGKQTFGQSILEKVKKFFEEVE, encoded by the coding sequence ATGGAAAATCACGAGTATTCAGTAGGTCTGGACATTGGGACAACTAAGATTGTCGCCATTGTTGGCAGACGCAACGACCGAGGAAAGATTGAGATCCTCGGCGTAGGAAAAGCAAAAAGTCTCGGCGTTCACAAAGGGATTGTTAACAACATTGCACAGACGATAGGCTCTATCAAAGCCGCGATACAAAAGGCGGAGACCAGCTCTGGTGTTTCTATTCGGAAAGTTACAGTTGGCATTGCTGGAAAACATATCCGTTCTTTACAACATTCGGATTATATCATGCGAGAACATCCGGATAAGTACATTACAGACGATGATATCGAAGCACTTAAGGATCAAGTTCGTAAGTTGGTTATGCTTCCAGGTGAAGAAATCATTCATGTTCTTCCACAAGAATACAAAGTCGATTCTGAAGGAGAAATCCAAGAGCCAATCGGTATGCATGGCAAACGTTTAGAAGCTAACTTCCATGTGGTAGTCGGCCAGATGGGCTCTATTCGTAATATTGTAAGATGTGTTCGCGAAGCTGGTTTAGAGATGGAGGCATTAACTTTAGAACCTTTGGCATCTTCGGAAGCTGTTCTTACCAAAGAAGAAAAAGAAGCGGGGGTTGCGATTGTTGACATCGGTGGTGGTACTACAGACATCGCTATTTTTAAAGATAATATTATCCGCCACACTTGTGTTATCCCTTACGGAGGTGGTATTATTACAGACGATATCAAAGAAGGATGTTCTATCATCGAAAAACATGCAGAACAACTAAAGGTTAAATTCGGATCTGCAGTTCCAGAATTAGAAAAAGATAGCACCTATGTAACCATTCCTGGTTTGCATGGGCGTCCAGATAAAGAAATTTCACTGAAAGTTTTGGCGCAGATTGTTAATGCTCGCGTTGAAGAAATTTTAGAAATGGTAAATACCGAACTAAAAGCTTACGGTGCATTCGAACAGAAAAAGAAATTGATTGCCGGTATTGTCTTAACAGGTGGCGGGTCCAACCTAAAACACCTGAGACAATTAGCAAATTATATCACAGGTTTTGATTCCAGAATTGGTTTTTCTAACGAGTATGTTAGTAATGATAAAAATCAACAACTAAAAGGTCCAGAATATGCAACCTCAATAGGATTGTTGATGGAAAGTCTTAAAATTCGTGATAAAAAATCATCGAATGAAGAGGTGGAAGAAGTGGTTGCAACAGTCAAGGTTGACGAGACAACAGTCGAAGTACCAATCCAAAATATGGAACTGCCAGATGTAGAAGAAATCGAAAAACCTAAGCAAAAATCTAACGAAGGAAAACAAACTTTCGGGCAATCGATTTTAGAAAAAGTTAAAAAATTCTTTGAAGAAGTAGAATAA
- a CDS encoding cell division protein FtsQ/DivIB: MKNKYRILKILVTVGILVFLLSFSLKRFSEKSVSESKIKLNNDATSVYFISENEVSDLIKKYNPENKIGTLDIPKLEEKLNKNDFVDSANVYLDLNGTLNVDVKQRVPVFRLQKEGRDFYVDAKGVEFPISRNYSYPCLLVSGNVKKDEYAALSNLVEKINKDDFSKKYFIGISKYDGDYSLLTSEGHYKVEIGDLNNIDFKVKGFKTFVEKYLVYQNPEKYKRISVKYNNQIVATLNPYFKENDSVLKAQEKALEKPLARLEKKEEVAKPEAKPKATVAKPKKEPKKEEKQKTQQKASPKKEEPKKKAKVIVE, encoded by the coding sequence ATGAAGAATAAATACAGAATATTAAAAATTTTAGTAACCGTAGGAATACTGGTTTTTCTGCTGAGTTTCTCTTTGAAACGTTTCAGTGAAAAATCTGTGTCTGAGTCTAAAATTAAGCTGAATAACGATGCGACTTCTGTATATTTTATTTCAGAAAATGAAGTTTCGGATTTAATCAAAAAATACAATCCAGAAAATAAAATAGGAACATTGGACATCCCAAAACTTGAGGAAAAACTTAACAAAAACGATTTTGTAGATAGCGCCAATGTTTATTTGGATCTTAATGGTACTTTGAATGTTGATGTTAAACAAAGGGTTCCTGTGTTTAGACTGCAGAAAGAAGGACGAGATTTTTACGTAGATGCTAAAGGTGTAGAGTTTCCGATTTCAAGAAATTATTCCTATCCGTGTTTGTTGGTTTCAGGGAACGTGAAAAAAGATGAATACGCCGCGCTGAGCAATCTTGTAGAAAAGATCAACAAAGATGATTTTAGTAAAAAATATTTTATAGGAATCTCAAAATACGATGGCGATTACAGTCTTTTGACCAGCGAAGGTCATTATAAAGTTGAGATTGGCGATCTTAATAATATCGATTTTAAAGTAAAGGGTTTCAAAACTTTTGTTGAAAAATATTTGGTGTATCAGAATCCAGAAAAGTACAAAAGAATTTCTGTGAAATACAATAATCAGATTGTAGCAACACTCAATCCTTATTTTAAAGAAAATGATAGTGTTCTTAAAGCACAAGAAAAAGCTTTGGAAAAACCTTTGGCAAGATTAGAAAAAAAAGAAGAAGTCGCGAAGCCTGAAGCCAAACCAAAGGCAACAGTTGCAAAGCCAAAAAAAGAACCTAAAAAAGAAGAAAAACAAAAAACACAACAAAAAGCTTCTCCTAAAAAAGAAGAACCTAAGAAAAAAGCAAAAGTAATAGTAGAATAA
- the murC gene encoding UDP-N-acetylmuramate--L-alanine ligase, whose product MNYLNTFKHFYFIGIGGIGMSALARYFHASGREVLGYDKTNTKLTTQLMAEGIDISFEDNIDDRIKQLSSQDTLVIYTPAIKTLGILDYFKESGFTIHKRAKVLGLVTEDTQCIAVAGTHGKTTTSTLISHLCKEADLPFSAFLGGISENFKSNFLYNGNELSVVEADEYDRSFLNLSPDWAVVTSMDADHLDIYGDRSHIEEGFREFAALVPEDQQIFARKGLDIGRPHVTYAVNEEADYYSDNLRMDHDKIYFDFHTPTETIADFVWEIPGIHNVENATVSLAILSKMGVSFDVLKNAITDFKGIKRRYTKHIFDNGKIYIDDYAHHPTELNAVIGSIKTFYPNKKLLIAFQPHLFSRTRDFADDFAKSLANGDDLLLLEIYPARELQENYPGVTSSWLAEKVDTHNKEVVSLAESFDKIKERDFDILLTVGAGNIDTLYDPIMEWINNVKV is encoded by the coding sequence ATGAATTATCTAAATACATTCAAACATTTTTATTTCATCGGTATCGGAGGTATTGGGATGAGCGCTTTGGCGAGATATTTCCATGCTTCTGGCAGAGAGGTTTTGGGTTACGATAAAACCAATACCAAATTGACGACACAACTAATGGCAGAAGGTATTGACATTAGTTTTGAAGATAACATCGATGACAGAATTAAACAATTGTCTAGTCAAGATACATTGGTGATTTACACGCCCGCGATTAAAACTTTGGGAATTTTAGATTATTTCAAAGAAAGCGGATTCACGATTCATAAACGGGCAAAAGTTTTAGGTCTGGTAACCGAAGATACGCAGTGTATTGCCGTTGCAGGGACACATGGTAAGACCACGACATCAACTCTAATTTCGCATTTGTGTAAAGAAGCAGATTTGCCCTTTTCTGCTTTTCTGGGTGGAATTTCAGAAAACTTTAAATCCAATTTTCTGTACAACGGTAATGAATTGTCTGTTGTAGAAGCGGATGAATATGATAGAAGCTTCCTCAATCTTTCCCCAGATTGGGCGGTTGTAACGTCCATGGATGCTGACCATTTGGATATTTACGGCGACCGTAGTCATATCGAAGAAGGCTTCCGCGAGTTTGCCGCTTTGGTGCCAGAAGACCAACAGATTTTTGCGAGAAAAGGATTGGATATTGGTCGTCCGCATGTAACCTATGCAGTCAATGAAGAGGCCGATTACTATTCGGATAATTTGCGAATGGATCACGACAAAATTTATTTTGATTTCCATACGCCGACAGAAACGATTGCAGATTTTGTTTGGGAAATTCCAGGTATTCACAATGTTGAAAACGCGACAGTGTCGCTAGCGATTTTGAGCAAAATGGGCGTTTCTTTCGATGTTTTGAAAAACGCAATAACCGATTTTAAAGGCATCAAAAGACGTTATACCAAACATATTTTTGACAACGGAAAAATCTATATCGACGACTACGCGCACCATCCAACGGAGCTGAATGCCGTAATTGGTTCTATTAAAACCTTTTACCCCAACAAAAAATTGTTGATTGCTTTCCAACCGCATTTGTTCAGCAGAACAAGAGATTTTGCTGATGATTTTGCGAAAAGTTTGGCGAATGGTGACGATCTTTTGCTGTTAGAGATTTATCCAGCACGCGAACTTCAGGAGAATTATCCCGGTGTGACGTCTTCTTGGTTGGCGGAAAAAGTAGATACACACAACAAAGAAGTGGTGAGCCTTGCTGAAAGTTTTGACAAAATTAAAGAAAGAGATTTCGATATTTTATTGACCGTTGGTGCTGGGAATATCGACACTTTGTACGATCCAATTATGGAATGGATTAATAATGTAAAAGTGTAA